A region from the Microcoleus sp. FACHB-672 genome encodes:
- a CDS encoding DUF192 domain-containing protein: MGCSQPAPESSQAGSSNDPTLPAVVSPVSVSTSQGQALPISAKATIAGKRIALEVAKTPQQQATGLMYRTSLADDRGMLFPFNPPQSVSFWMKNVAINLDMIFLRDGEVQAIEANVPPCTTLPCPTYGPDGTLVDQVIELRGGRAAELGLKAGDQIAIEFLEAGTEQAPQSPAKPYPNH; the protein is encoded by the coding sequence ATGGGATGCTCACAACCGGCACCAGAAAGCTCTCAGGCTGGATCATCCAATGATCCAACCTTGCCGGCTGTGGTTTCTCCAGTGTCGGTGAGCACTTCCCAAGGGCAAGCGTTACCGATTTCCGCAAAAGCAACCATTGCCGGTAAACGCATTGCCCTGGAAGTGGCCAAAACACCGCAACAACAAGCCACCGGGTTAATGTACCGAACTTCCTTAGCCGATGATCGTGGGATGTTGTTTCCCTTTAACCCGCCCCAAAGTGTCAGCTTTTGGATGAAGAATGTTGCGATTAATTTGGATATGATCTTTTTGCGCGATGGGGAAGTGCAAGCGATTGAGGCAAATGTGCCGCCTTGCACCACGCTACCTTGTCCGACTTACGGCCCAGATGGTACACTGGTTGACCAAGTGATTGAGCTGCGAGGCGGCAGAGCTGCTGAACTAGGCTTGAAAGCCGGCGATCAAATTGCTATCGAGTTTTTAGAAGCCGGCACCGAGCAAGCTCCTCAATCCCCTGCCAAACCTTATCCAAACCATTAA
- the nblR gene encoding response regulator transcription factor NblR, producing MPNHSELLTRAIMLDRNPCVLLIETDAALAHNVSLDLKESGYEPVVAYDATTGLSQADQLQPSLIVVDRMLAGESGLQLCTQLRRVGNRAPVLLLMARDSVDDRVACLEAGADDYFLKPYRSEDFLQLVRLYLQPDAPGTEQLRFGDLVLDLSTRRALRNGRVIELTMKEYELLKYLMEHPREVLTRDQILENVWGYDFMGESNVIEVYIRYLRLKIEDEGQKRLIQTVRGVGYVLREA from the coding sequence ATGCCTAACCACTCAGAATTACTAACAAGGGCTATTATGCTTGATCGAAATCCCTGTGTCCTGCTGATAGAAACGGATGCCGCGCTGGCGCACAATGTCAGTCTGGATTTAAAAGAATCTGGTTATGAGCCGGTTGTCGCTTATGATGCAACCACCGGCCTTTCTCAAGCCGATCAACTCCAGCCGTCTTTAATTGTTGTGGATCGGATGCTGGCGGGAGAGTCGGGTTTGCAGTTATGCACGCAACTGAGAAGAGTTGGCAACCGAGCGCCGGTGCTGCTATTAATGGCTCGTGATAGCGTTGATGATCGCGTAGCTTGTTTAGAAGCGGGGGCGGATGATTATTTTCTCAAACCCTATCGCAGCGAAGATTTCTTGCAACTGGTGCGTCTGTATCTGCAGCCCGATGCGCCAGGGACGGAACAGTTACGCTTTGGTGATCTGGTGCTGGATCTGTCTACCCGCCGCGCCTTGCGGAATGGACGGGTGATCGAGCTAACCATGAAGGAATATGAACTGCTGAAGTATTTGATGGAACACCCCAGAGAAGTGCTAACCCGCGACCAAATTTTAGAAAATGTTTGGGGTTATGACTTTATGGGTGAATCGAATGTGATTGAGGTGTATATTCGATATTTGCGTCTCAAAATAGAAGATGAAGGTCAGAAGCGCCTGATTCAGACGGTGCGAGGTGTTGGCTACGTTTTACGAGAAGCATAG
- a CDS encoding NAD(+) kinase yields the protein MPKAGIIYNDLKPIACRAAQDLKDKLNSCGWDVCMTTGIGGILGYSTPGKPICHTPIEQLAPPGFDDDMKFAVVMGGDGTVLSAFRQVAPWGIPLLAVNTGHMGFLTETYLNQLPQALEKLLAGDYEIEERTMLSVQLLREEVRLWEALCLNEMVLHREALTCMCHFEIEVGRHAPVDIAADGIIISTPTGSTAYALSAGGPVVTPGVPVLQLLPICPHSLASRALVFANTEPVTIYPANPNRLVMVVDGNAGCYVLPDDQVRVEKSNYGARFIRLQPPEFFHILREKLGWGLPHIAKPTSVELP from the coding sequence GTGCCCAAAGCTGGCATTATTTACAACGATCTTAAACCCATAGCTTGTCGCGCCGCACAGGATCTGAAAGACAAGCTAAATAGCTGTGGGTGGGATGTTTGCATGACCACCGGCATCGGAGGAATTCTCGGCTATTCTACCCCCGGTAAGCCGATTTGCCACACCCCGATAGAGCAACTGGCACCCCCCGGTTTCGACGATGACATGAAGTTTGCCGTGGTGATGGGGGGAGATGGGACGGTGCTTTCGGCATTTCGTCAAGTCGCGCCTTGGGGTATCCCCCTGCTAGCGGTGAACACCGGCCACATGGGGTTTTTAACCGAGACTTATTTAAATCAACTGCCCCAAGCGCTCGAAAAGCTGCTGGCTGGGGATTATGAAATTGAAGAGCGCACCATGCTCTCAGTGCAGTTACTTCGAGAAGAGGTGCGGCTGTGGGAAGCGCTATGCCTGAATGAAATGGTGCTGCACCGAGAAGCGCTCACCTGTATGTGTCACTTTGAAATAGAAGTGGGCCGGCACGCGCCGGTTGATATCGCTGCTGATGGGATTATTATCTCAACGCCAACCGGCTCAACCGCTTATGCCTTGTCAGCAGGTGGCCCAGTTGTGACGCCTGGAGTGCCGGTGTTGCAGCTATTGCCGATCTGCCCTCACTCTCTGGCTTCTCGTGCGCTAGTATTTGCCAATACAGAGCCGGTGACGATTTATCCAGCCAACCCTAACCGGCTGGTGATGGTAGTAGATGGGAATGCCGGCTGCTATGTTTTGCCAGACGATCAGGTGCGGGTTGAGAAATCCAACTACGGCGCTCGATTTATCCGCCTGCAACCCCCGGAATTTTTCCACATCCTGCGAGAAAAATTGGGCTGGGGTTTACCTCACATTGCCAAACCCACCTCAGTGGAACTACCCTGA